The following coding sequences lie in one Arabidopsis thaliana chromosome 3, partial sequence genomic window:
- the RR17 gene encoding response regulator 17 gives MNKGCGSGSDSCLSSMEEELHVLAVDDNLIDRKLVERILKISSCKVTTAENGLRALEYLGLGDPQQTDSLTNVMKVNLIITDYCMPGMTGFELLKKVKQESSNLKEVPVVILSSENIPTRINKCLASGAQMFMQKPLKLSDVEKLKCHLLNCRS, from the exons ATGAATAAGGGCTGTGGAAGTGGAAGTGATTCTTGTTTATCGTCAATGGAGGAGGAGCTTCATGTTTTAGCAGTAGATGATAATCTAATTGACCGTAAACTTGTTGAGAGAATCCTCAAGATCTCTTCTTGCAAAG TGACAACTGCAGAAAACGGGCTTAGAGCTTTAGAATATTTAGGCTTGGGAGATCCACAACAGACTGATTCATTGACTAAT GTAATGAAGGTGAATCTCATCATCACTGATTATTGTATGCCAGGAATGACAGGTTTTGAGCTGCTTAAGAAAGTGAAG CAGGAATCATCGAATCTAAAGGAAGTACCTGTTGTGATATTGTCTTCAGAGAACATTCCTACCCGCATCAACAA ATGTTTAGCGAGTGGAGCACAGATGTTTATGCAGAAGCCACTGAAACTATCTGATGTAGAGAAACTGAAATGCCATCTTTTAAATTGCAGAAGCTGA
- the RR17 gene encoding response regulator 17 (response regulator 17 (RR17); CONTAINS InterPro DOMAIN/s: CheY-like (InterPro:IPR011006), Signal transduction response regulator, receiver domain (InterPro:IPR001789); BEST Arabidopsis thaliana protein match is: response regulator 16 (TAIR:AT2G40670.1); Has 39813 Blast hits to 39289 proteins in 2430 species: Archae - 260; Bacteria - 34490; Metazoa - 15; Fungi - 615; Plants - 1410; Viruses - 6; Other Eukaryotes - 3017 (source: NCBI BLink).), which yields MNKGCGSGSDSCLSSMEEELHVLAVDDNLIDRKLVERILKISSCKVTTAENGLRALEYLGLGDPQQTDSLTNVMKVNLIITDYCMPGMTGFELLKKVKESSNLKEVPVVILSSENIPTRINKCLASGAQMFMQKPLKLSDVEKLKCHLLNCRS from the exons ATGAATAAGGGCTGTGGAAGTGGAAGTGATTCTTGTTTATCGTCAATGGAGGAGGAGCTTCATGTTTTAGCAGTAGATGATAATCTAATTGACCGTAAACTTGTTGAGAGAATCCTCAAGATCTCTTCTTGCAAAG TGACAACTGCAGAAAACGGGCTTAGAGCTTTAGAATATTTAGGCTTGGGAGATCCACAACAGACTGATTCATTGACTAAT GTAATGAAGGTGAATCTCATCATCACTGATTATTGTATGCCAGGAATGACAGGTTTTGAGCTGCTTAAGAAAGTGAAG GAATCATCGAATCTAAAGGAAGTACCTGTTGTGATATTGTCTTCAGAGAACATTCCTACCCGCATCAACAA ATGTTTAGCGAGTGGAGCACAGATGTTTATGCAGAAGCCACTGAAACTATCTGATGTAGAGAAACTGAAATGCCATCTTTTAAATTGCAGAAGCTGA
- a CDS encoding WRKY transcription factor-like protein (BEST Arabidopsis thaliana protein match is: WRKY DNA-binding protein 55 (TAIR:AT2G40740.2); Has 12 Blast hits to 12 proteins in 2 species: Archae - 0; Bacteria - 0; Metazoa - 0; Fungi - 0; Plants - 12; Viruses - 0; Other Eukaryotes - 0 (source: NCBI BLink).), translating into MEEILMSMIFNGINLVKELEFSLSSQESPESDLSSSLSSISTLFGDVNERLKTLLAWRNSLSQYQPEPEPVLMLDMTN; encoded by the coding sequence ATGGAGGAGATATTAATGTCAATGATATTCAACGGAATCAATCTGGTCAAGGAGCTTGAGTTCAGTTTATCATCACAAGAGTCACCAGAATCAGATTTGTCGAGTTCTCTAAGCTCGATATCCACTCTATTCGGAGACGTCAACGAGCGGCTGAAAACCCTACTAGCGTGGAGGAACTCTCTGTCACAGTACCAGCCTGAACCGGAACCGGTTTTAATGTTGGATATGACGAATTGA
- the WRKY70 gene encoding WRKY DNA-binding protein 70 (WRKY DNA-binding protein 70 (WRKY70); CONTAINS InterPro DOMAIN/s: DNA-binding WRKY (InterPro:IPR003657); BEST Arabidopsis thaliana protein match is: WRKY DNA-binding protein 54 (TAIR:AT2G40750.1); Has 3203 Blast hits to 2772 proteins in 182 species: Archae - 0; Bacteria - 0; Metazoa - 0; Fungi - 0; Plants - 3190; Viruses - 0; Other Eukaryotes - 13 (source: NCBI BLink).), with protein MDTNKAKKLKVMNQLVEGHDLTTQLQQLLSQPGSGLEDLVAKILVCFNNTISVLDTFEPISSSSSLAAVEGSQNASCDNDGKFEDSGDSRKRLGPVKGKRGCYKRKKRSETCTIESTILEDAFSWRKYGQKEILNAKFPRSYFRCTHKYTQGCKATKQVQKVELEPKMFSITYIGNHTCNTNAETPKSKTCDHHDEIFMDSEDHKSPSLSTSMKEEDNPHRHHGSSTENDLSLVWPEMVFEEDYHHQASYVNGKTSTSIDVLGSQDLMVFGGGGDFEFSENEHFSIFSSCSNLS; from the exons ATGGATACTAATAAAGCAAAAAAGCTTAAAGTTATGAACCAACTCGTTGAAGGCCATGACTTAACAACTCAGCTTCAGCAACTCCTCTCTCAACCCGGGTCCGGTCTAGAGGATCTAGTGGCTAAAATCTTAGTGTGTTTCAATAACACCATCTCCGTTCTTGATACCTTCGAAcccatctcctcctcctcatcccTCGCCGCCGTTGAGGGATCTCAAAATGCTTCATGTGATAACGACGGCAAGTTTGAAGATTCCGGCGATAGTCGGAAAAGATTGGGACCCGTTAAGGGTAAAAGAGGATGCTACAAAAGAAA AAAGAGATCGGAGACGTGTACTATAGAGTCGACTATACTTGAGGACGCATTTTCTTGGAGGAAATATGGACAAAAGGAGATTCTTAATGCCAAATTCCCAAG AAGTTACTTTAGATGCACACACAAGTATACCCAAGGGTGCAAGGCAACAAAGCAAGTCCAGAAGGTTGAGCTCGAACCCAAGATGTTCAGTATCACATACATAGGAAACCACACGTGTAACACCAACGCAGAAACTCCCAAGAGCAAGACTTGTGACCATCATGATGAGATCTTCATGGATTCCGAAGATCACAAGAGTCCTAGTTTATCTACCTCaatgaaggaagaagacaatCCTCATCGTCATCATGGTTCGTCCACGGAGAATGACTTGTCATTGGTGTGGCCAGAAATGGTTTTCGAAGAAGATTATCATCATCAGGCCAGTTACGTCAATGGGAAAACGAGTACATCTATCGATGTTTTGGGTTCTCAGGATCTCATGGTGTTTGGAGGTGGCGGCGATTTCGAGTTTAGCGAAAATGAGCACTTCTCTATCTTCAGTTCATGTTCGAATCTATCTTGA